In the Marinomonas algicola genome, one interval contains:
- a CDS encoding bifunctional rhamnulose-1-phosphate aldolase/short-chain dehydrogenase: MSNSSAIPNRWDNATAESMTEPEKLQYRSNLLGSDMRVTNYGGGNTSAKIQMTDPLSGNQVDVLWVKGSGGDIGSMGLDGFATLYMEKLNALLPLYRGLEFEDEMVGYLPHCTFNLNARAASIDTPLHAYLPYKHADHLHPDSVIAIAASKNSRELTEEIFGKDIGWLPWRRPGFQLGQDLHKIATENPHLKGVVLENHGLFTWADDCKDCYLLSLEVINKAQAWLEKNSTGKTIFGGEKHTSLPASKRAQVAAQLMPIIRGKTSLTQRQIGHFNQSEEVMQFVNSHDLERLAQLGTSCPDHFLRTKIRPFVVNYNPETDNLDEVIASLNDALEEYRKDYRAYYDRCKRENSPALRDPNAVIYLIPGVGMLSFAKDKATARIAGEFYVNAINVMRGADTVSEYIGLPEQEAFGIEYWLLEEAKLQRMPKPKSLAGRIAVVTGGAGGIGLATARRMAQEGANIVLLDIDTEALQNAHEKIAKKYGNDSVSSIKMDVTNETDVCNAIHHCALAFGGVDIVISNAGIASSAPIEDTSLALWNKNQEILSTGYFLVAREAFALLKKQEMGGTMVFVASKNGLVASANASAYCVAKAAEIQLARCVALEGAPLGIRSNVVNPDAVLRGSKIWTGKWKEERASAYKMSTDDLEEHYRQRSMLKLNVFPEDIAEAIYFFASDLSSKSTGNILNVDAGHAPSFTR, from the coding sequence ATGTCTAACAGTAGCGCCATTCCAAACCGTTGGGACAATGCCACCGCAGAGTCCATGACGGAGCCTGAAAAACTTCAATATCGATCAAACTTGCTTGGTTCTGATATGAGAGTGACCAATTATGGTGGAGGCAACACCTCCGCAAAAATACAAATGACAGACCCTCTGTCAGGTAACCAAGTCGATGTCCTCTGGGTAAAAGGCTCTGGCGGCGACATTGGTTCTATGGGTCTTGATGGTTTTGCCACCTTATACATGGAAAAACTTAACGCCCTACTTCCTTTATATCGAGGCCTTGAATTTGAAGATGAAATGGTTGGTTACCTACCTCATTGTACGTTTAATTTAAACGCACGGGCGGCCAGTATTGATACGCCACTTCACGCCTACCTTCCTTATAAGCACGCGGATCATTTACATCCTGACTCTGTCATTGCCATTGCGGCAAGCAAAAACAGTCGTGAATTGACTGAAGAAATTTTCGGAAAGGACATTGGTTGGTTACCTTGGCGTCGTCCAGGCTTTCAGCTAGGCCAAGATCTTCACAAAATAGCCACTGAAAACCCTCACTTAAAAGGTGTGGTGTTAGAAAATCACGGCTTATTTACTTGGGCAGATGACTGTAAAGATTGCTACTTATTGTCTCTAGAAGTCATCAATAAAGCACAGGCATGGTTAGAAAAAAACAGCACGGGTAAGACCATTTTCGGAGGTGAAAAACACACCTCTCTACCCGCAAGTAAACGCGCTCAAGTTGCCGCTCAACTCATGCCGATTATTCGTGGAAAAACCAGTTTAACTCAACGTCAAATTGGCCACTTCAACCAATCAGAAGAAGTCATGCAATTTGTAAACTCCCATGACCTTGAACGTTTGGCACAATTAGGCACATCTTGTCCTGACCATTTCCTACGCACAAAGATTCGTCCCTTCGTAGTGAATTACAATCCGGAAACAGACAACTTGGATGAAGTAATTGCCTCTCTTAATGACGCACTAGAAGAGTATCGAAAAGATTATCGCGCCTACTACGACCGCTGCAAGAGAGAAAATAGTCCAGCACTACGCGATCCTAACGCCGTCATTTACCTCATTCCAGGGGTTGGGATGCTGTCATTTGCTAAAGACAAAGCGACGGCTCGCATTGCTGGAGAATTTTATGTCAATGCCATCAATGTGATGCGTGGTGCCGACACTGTCAGTGAATACATAGGTTTACCCGAGCAAGAAGCTTTCGGTATCGAATACTGGTTGTTAGAAGAAGCTAAACTACAACGCATGCCTAAACCTAAATCTTTAGCGGGACGTATTGCTGTAGTAACGGGTGGCGCGGGTGGTATTGGCTTAGCCACGGCACGTCGTATGGCACAAGAAGGAGCCAACATTGTTCTATTGGACATTGATACGGAAGCCTTGCAAAATGCCCATGAAAAAATAGCAAAAAAATACGGTAACGACTCTGTGTCGAGCATCAAAATGGACGTCACTAACGAGACCGATGTGTGCAATGCAATTCATCATTGTGCCCTCGCATTTGGAGGAGTAGACATCGTTATTTCCAACGCAGGGATTGCCTCTTCTGCACCAATTGAAGATACTTCTTTAGCACTCTGGAATAAGAATCAAGAGATTTTGTCTACGGGTTATTTCCTCGTTGCTCGTGAAGCCTTTGCTTTACTTAAAAAGCAAGAAATGGGGGGAACTATGGTGTTCGTTGCCAGTAAAAATGGTCTCGTCGCATCGGCTAATGCCAGTGCATACTGTGTCGCCAAAGCAGCAGAGATTCAATTGGCTCGCTGTGTTGCTCTGGAAGGTGCGCCGCTAGGTATTCGTTCCAATGTAGTCAACCCTGACGCCGTTTTGCGTGGTTCAAAAATTTGGACGGGGAAATGGAAAGAAGAACGAGCTAGCGCTTATAAAATGTCTACTGATGATCTAGAAGAACATTACCGTCAACGTAGTATGTTGAAATTAAACGTATTTCCGGAAGACATTGCCGAAGCAATCTACTTTTTTGCTTCAGATCTATCATCTAAGTCAACAGGCAACATCCTCAATGTGGATGCAGGACATGCGCCTTCTTTTACTCGATAA
- the rhaI gene encoding L-rhamnose catabolism isomerase: MTQLIDQDLLQNQNAIHETGVNSDYQALGEKLDRAGINIADILEQAKDFTIAVPSWGVGTGGTRFARFPGKGEPRNIFEKLDDCSVIQQLSQATPAVSLHIPWDKPKDPNELRQYAEQYGLHFDAMNSNTFQDQVGQEASYKFGSLTHTSKAIREQAIAHNIEVVELGEKLGSKALTVWVGDGSNFPGQQHFKNSFSHYIDSIKEVYASLPDDWNMLLEHKIFEPAFYSTVIQDWGSSYLAAKETGERCLSLVDLGHHAPNVNIEMIVSRLAQFGKLGGFHFNDSKYGDDDLDSGSINPYQLFLIFNELTDIRAQDSSYSPFYMLDQSHNVTDPIESLMYSAAEVQRAFIKSLLVNRSALTEYQEANDPMMAQSSLKQAYNLDVEPILQIARLQTGGAIDPVSCYRASNYRATVAKARPADPNNTGSGII; the protein is encoded by the coding sequence ATGACTCAACTTATTGATCAAGATTTATTACAAAACCAAAACGCTATCCATGAAACTGGAGTGAACAGCGACTATCAAGCTCTCGGAGAGAAACTGGATCGTGCAGGTATTAACATTGCCGATATATTAGAGCAAGCCAAAGACTTTACTATTGCGGTACCGTCTTGGGGAGTGGGGACAGGAGGTACTCGTTTTGCCCGCTTCCCAGGAAAAGGGGAACCACGCAATATTTTTGAAAAACTGGATGATTGTTCAGTCATTCAGCAACTTTCTCAAGCAACTCCGGCTGTGTCGTTGCATATTCCCTGGGACAAACCAAAAGACCCCAATGAGCTACGCCAGTATGCGGAACAATATGGTCTGCATTTCGATGCGATGAATTCCAATACCTTCCAGGATCAAGTCGGTCAGGAAGCTTCATATAAATTTGGTAGCTTAACCCATACGTCTAAAGCCATTCGAGAACAAGCAATTGCCCATAATATTGAAGTGGTCGAACTCGGAGAGAAATTAGGCTCAAAAGCGCTAACCGTGTGGGTAGGTGATGGTTCCAATTTCCCAGGGCAACAGCACTTCAAAAACAGTTTTTCTCATTATATAGATAGCATTAAAGAAGTTTATGCCTCATTGCCAGATGATTGGAATATGTTACTCGAACACAAAATTTTCGAACCGGCCTTCTATTCAACAGTGATACAAGATTGGGGAAGCAGCTACCTTGCCGCTAAAGAGACAGGCGAACGTTGCTTATCACTCGTCGATCTAGGTCATCATGCGCCTAACGTTAACATTGAAATGATTGTTAGCCGTTTAGCTCAATTCGGAAAACTTGGTGGTTTCCATTTTAATGATAGTAAGTATGGTGATGATGACTTAGACAGCGGCTCTATCAATCCTTATCAGTTATTTCTCATCTTTAATGAACTTACAGACATTCGAGCCCAAGATTCATCTTACAGCCCGTTCTATATGTTGGACCAATCACACAACGTTACGGACCCTATAGAAAGTTTAATGTACAGTGCCGCAGAAGTTCAACGTGCCTTTATAAAAAGCCTTTTGGTAAACCGTTCTGCTCTCACCGAATATCAAGAAGCAAACGACCCTATGATGGCTCAGTCCAGCTTGAAACAAGCTTATAACCTCGATGTTGAGCCTATCTTGCAAATAGCTCGTTTACAAACAGGTGGCGCCATCGACCCTGTCAGCTGCTACCGAGCCAGTAATTATCGTGCCACCGTGGCGAAAGCTCGCCCTGCCGATCCAAATAATACTGGGTCGGGCATTATATAG
- a CDS encoding Fis family transcriptional regulator: MRKTDKKRENQIRMALTEVCEASLKSFSGFQWLTHLVDYSHFPNSLNVVCIFDTNDHLDRFMVTQQQELAHLIQKKLFEIDVVLKKIDSHITYDTEEKCQQYHNGKWAERLKTSDY; encoded by the coding sequence ATGAGAAAGACAGATAAAAAGCGAGAAAATCAAATTAGAATGGCATTAACTGAAGTGTGTGAGGCGTCGCTAAAATCCTTCTCCGGTTTTCAATGGCTAACACACCTTGTCGATTATTCACATTTTCCGAATAGTTTAAACGTTGTCTGCATATTTGATACAAACGATCACCTTGATCGTTTTATGGTGACTCAGCAGCAAGAACTAGCGCATTTAATCCAGAAAAAACTCTTTGAAATCGACGTTGTCTTAAAGAAAATAGACAGTCATATTACCTATGACACGGAAGAAAAATGTCAGCAATACCATAATGGTAAATGGGCAGAAAGGCTTAAGACCAGCGATTATTGA
- a CDS encoding YkgJ family cysteine cluster protein has protein sequence MSIQIKDVSDGEITCSNCQACCCRLEVMIITDTGVPEKHIAFDEWGGETMLRLEDGWCSALDRDTLMCSIYENRPWICREFEMSSYECRTERKSQGLD, from the coding sequence ATGAGCATTCAAATCAAAGACGTATCGGATGGTGAAATTACTTGCTCAAACTGTCAAGCCTGCTGTTGTCGCCTAGAAGTGATGATAATTACTGACACTGGCGTTCCTGAAAAGCACATTGCTTTTGATGAGTGGGGGGGGGAAACCATGTTGCGTCTAGAGGATGGCTGGTGTTCCGCTTTAGACCGCGACACGTTGATGTGTTCCATTTACGAGAATCGTCCTTGGATTTGTCGAGAATTTGAAATGAGCTCCTATGAGTGTCGAACAGAAAGAAAGTCACAAGGATTAGATTAG
- a CDS encoding carboxylate/amino acid/amine transporter, whose amino-acid sequence MLILVAVTFLWAFSFSLIGVYLAGQVDAWFSVLMRVSLATLVFLPFLKLRQIELKIALKLMVCGAFQLGIMYGFYYQSFLYLSVPEVLLFTVMTPIYITLLNDLLDRRLNIGFIISALLAVVGAISIRYQGIDEGFVKGFLIVQGANICFAAGQVGYKRVIAKERPDLPQRTVFGWFFIGALAVVIPCYLALGNPEKLPSTNFQWVVLTYLGIVASGLGYFAWNKGATLVNVGALAVANNLLIPAGILVNVIFWNRDADILRLGMGASIILLALVINDKFNQTTDKARGVTT is encoded by the coding sequence ATGTTAATACTGGTTGCTGTCACTTTTTTATGGGCGTTTTCTTTTAGTCTAATCGGGGTCTATTTAGCTGGACAAGTTGATGCCTGGTTCTCTGTGTTAATGCGCGTTTCACTCGCGACCCTTGTTTTCTTGCCTTTCTTAAAATTACGTCAAATTGAACTCAAAATCGCTTTAAAGCTAATGGTATGTGGTGCTTTCCAGCTGGGGATTATGTACGGTTTTTATTATCAGTCCTTTTTATATTTGTCGGTACCTGAAGTCTTACTCTTTACGGTGATGACGCCAATTTATATTACGTTACTAAATGATTTGCTGGATCGTCGATTAAATATTGGCTTTATTATCAGTGCCTTACTTGCGGTTGTTGGTGCGATATCTATTCGTTATCAGGGGATTGATGAAGGATTTGTCAAAGGCTTTCTTATCGTACAAGGGGCCAATATTTGCTTTGCTGCGGGTCAGGTTGGATACAAAAGAGTGATTGCGAAAGAGCGTCCAGACTTACCGCAAAGAACGGTCTTTGGTTGGTTTTTTATTGGCGCTTTGGCGGTTGTCATTCCCTGCTATCTCGCCTTAGGCAACCCTGAAAAGCTGCCTTCTACAAACTTCCAATGGGTTGTCTTAACTTACCTTGGTATTGTTGCTTCCGGTTTAGGGTATTTTGCTTGGAACAAAGGCGCAACACTTGTCAATGTGGGCGCGTTGGCGGTCGCTAATAATTTATTAATTCCTGCCGGTATTTTAGTTAACGTCATTTTTTGGAATCGTGATGCGGACATTCTTCGTCTCGGAATGGGTGCGTCAATTATTCTACTCGCACTTGTGATCAACGATAAGTTTAATCAGACAACAGATAAGGCTCGGGGCGTCACGACTTAA
- a CDS encoding MFS transporter — MSTPVKLVSFTIAFACILLALNFGLRSSMGFFMAPISAEFQYGREVFAFSLALQNLCWGLFQPIAGAFSDRYGTVKTVVIGSLVYAFGLFVTANAEGVFGLHVGAGLLMGMGIAATGFGVVLPAIAKMVSVEKRAFALGLGSAAGSAGQLLVIPVAQSFIASYGWSNALLLMAVSALLMVLLASAFRGAQAEQQVHENADTQTMSEALREASQHAHYWWLVIGFFVCGFQLAFITVHMPAYLTDQGFNETVAVASLSLIGLFNIFGCLLSGSWSGKYSKKMLLTYIYALRAISIAAFMLLPMTAMNVYVFSIITGLLWLATVPPTSGLVAQMFGLKYMGTLYGIVFLSHQLGSFSGVWLGGYLYDATGSYDVVWWMACIIAMLTAAIHILIDERPVARIRAKLA; from the coding sequence ATGTCGACCCCAGTAAAACTGGTTAGTTTCACCATTGCGTTTGCTTGTATTCTATTAGCGCTGAATTTTGGTTTGCGTTCTTCTATGGGCTTTTTTATGGCTCCTATTTCCGCAGAGTTCCAGTATGGGCGTGAAGTGTTTGCCTTCTCTTTAGCGTTGCAAAATTTATGTTGGGGGCTATTTCAGCCTATTGCAGGCGCATTTTCTGATCGGTATGGTACGGTAAAAACAGTTGTCATTGGTTCCTTGGTATATGCATTTGGCTTATTTGTCACGGCCAATGCGGAAGGCGTATTTGGACTTCATGTCGGCGCAGGTCTATTAATGGGAATGGGCATTGCGGCTACTGGCTTTGGGGTTGTTTTACCGGCCATTGCAAAAATGGTGAGTGTCGAAAAACGGGCGTTTGCTCTTGGTTTAGGGTCGGCGGCAGGCTCGGCCGGACAATTGTTAGTCATTCCAGTTGCCCAGAGTTTTATTGCCAGCTACGGCTGGAGCAATGCTTTATTGTTAATGGCGGTATCTGCGTTACTTATGGTGTTGTTAGCCTCGGCGTTTAGGGGCGCTCAGGCAGAACAACAGGTACATGAAAACGCCGACACTCAAACTATGTCAGAAGCACTAAGAGAAGCGAGTCAGCATGCTCACTATTGGTGGCTCGTGATTGGTTTTTTTGTATGTGGTTTTCAATTGGCGTTTATTACAGTGCATATGCCCGCTTATTTAACAGATCAAGGTTTTAATGAAACGGTTGCCGTAGCCAGTTTATCGTTAATTGGTTTGTTTAATATTTTTGGCTGTTTATTATCGGGCTCTTGGTCTGGTAAATATTCTAAAAAAATGCTGCTGACCTATATTTATGCTCTTAGAGCCATTTCCATTGCGGCTTTTATGCTGTTGCCTATGACGGCAATGAATGTGTACGTTTTTTCTATCATAACGGGCTTGTTATGGTTGGCAACAGTCCCTCCCACGTCTGGACTGGTTGCTCAAATGTTTGGGCTTAAATACATGGGGACCTTGTATGGTATTGTGTTTTTAAGCCATCAATTGGGCTCTTTTAGTGGTGTTTGGCTAGGCGGTTATCTCTATGATGCCACAGGATCCTATGATGTTGTTTGGTGGATGGCCTGCATCATTGCCATGTTAACGGCAGCCATTCATATTCTAATTGATGAACGACCTGTTGCTCGTATTCGTGCCAAGCTGGCATGA
- a CDS encoding ATP-dependent zinc protease produces the protein MSEKLIVGSLETCALPDLGITDLQVRVDTGAKTSSLHVDNVKKFTKEGKTWVKFDIHPDVYNVETVIHCESALHDIRSIKSSNGNSEKRFVIKTPLKMGDRIWPIEVTLTNRADMTYLMLLGREGMKDHILVDPSKTFLLD, from the coding sequence ATGAGCGAAAAGTTAATTGTGGGTAGCCTTGAGACCTGTGCTTTGCCAGATCTTGGCATAACAGATTTACAAGTTAGGGTAGATACGGGGGCGAAAACCTCTTCTTTGCATGTGGATAATGTTAAAAAATTTACTAAAGAAGGGAAAACTTGGGTAAAATTTGATATTCACCCTGATGTATACAACGTTGAGACTGTCATTCACTGTGAATCGGCATTACATGATATCCGCAGTATTAAATCCTCAAATGGTAATTCCGAAAAACGCTTTGTGATTAAGACGCCTCTAAAAATGGGTGATCGCATCTGGCCGATTGAAGTGACCTTAACCAACCGAGCCGATATGACCTATCTTATGCTGCTTGGAAGAGAAGGAATGAAGGACCATATTTTAGTGGATCCTTCGAAAACCTTTTTACTGGATTAA
- the rimK gene encoding 30S ribosomal protein S6--L-glutamate ligase, which produces MKIAVLSRNENLYSTRRLKEAGEARGHQVDIIDTLHCYMDISKSRPTVRYHGEELPYYDAVIPRIGASITFYGTAVVRQFEMMGTFCVNESVAISRSRDKLRALQLLSRKDVGLPRTGFANKPDNIKDLIKNVGGAPVVIKLLEGTQGIGVVLADTDKAAESIIEAFMGLKANILVQEFIEEASGADIRCFVVGGKVVAAMKRQGAEGEFRSNLHRGGTAKLVRLSKEERATAVNAAKVMGLNICGVDILQSKNGPVVMEVNSSPGLEGIEVATGKDVGDLIIEFIEANAKPNNTKTKGKG; this is translated from the coding sequence ATGAAGATTGCTGTCTTATCAAGAAATGAAAACCTATATTCCACTCGACGTCTTAAAGAAGCGGGCGAAGCTCGAGGCCATCAGGTCGATATTATTGACACCTTACATTGTTATATGGATATTTCTAAAAGTCGACCAACCGTGCGCTATCATGGGGAAGAATTACCTTATTATGATGCTGTGATTCCACGTATCGGCGCGTCCATCACTTTTTATGGTACGGCGGTTGTTCGTCAATTTGAGATGATGGGGACGTTTTGTGTTAATGAATCGGTTGCTATCAGTCGCTCACGAGATAAGTTAAGAGCATTACAATTGTTGTCTCGTAAAGATGTTGGTTTGCCAAGAACGGGCTTTGCTAATAAACCGGACAATATTAAAGATTTGATTAAAAATGTTGGTGGCGCTCCTGTCGTTATTAAATTGTTAGAAGGTACCCAAGGTATTGGTGTTGTGCTAGCCGATACCGACAAAGCGGCCGAAAGTATCATTGAAGCGTTTATGGGATTAAAAGCCAATATTCTTGTGCAAGAGTTTATTGAAGAAGCCAGTGGTGCTGATATTCGTTGCTTTGTTGTTGGTGGAAAAGTTGTGGCCGCGATGAAACGTCAAGGGGCAGAAGGCGAGTTCCGTTCTAACTTACATCGAGGAGGAACGGCTAAGCTTGTGCGATTGAGCAAAGAAGAACGCGCTACGGCTGTTAATGCCGCCAAAGTGATGGGTCTAAATATCTGTGGAGTGGATATCTTACAATCCAAAAATGGGCCGGTTGTTATGGAAGTTAACTCGTCACCCGGGTTAGAAGGGATTGAAGTAGCAACAGGTAAAGATGTGGGTGATTTAATCATTGAATTCATCGAGGCAAATGCCAAGCCAAATAATACTAAAACAAAAGGTAAAGGCTAA
- a CDS encoding LysE family translocator produces MISSEFLMTSLVLVLMPGTGVLYTISASLFGGKKSSLFAALGCTIGIVPSLIASILGLAVVLNTSAQAFQIMKFVGVAYLLYLAWSMLKSTGALIIKENGVQKSLYQVAFKGFLINILNPKLTAFFLAFLPQFIPNNALNPTVNMLLLGSIFMLMTFLVFILYGILATRVRHYIIHSEKISTMLQRIFAGSFALLGLKLALTEQK; encoded by the coding sequence ATGATTAGCTCAGAGTTTTTAATGACGTCTTTGGTGCTGGTTCTCATGCCAGGAACCGGTGTTTTATATACTATTTCAGCCAGTTTATTTGGTGGCAAGAAATCCAGTCTTTTTGCGGCGTTAGGCTGTACTATCGGGATAGTCCCCTCTCTCATTGCCAGTATTTTAGGTCTGGCCGTTGTACTGAATACCAGCGCACAGGCGTTCCAAATAATGAAATTCGTTGGTGTGGCTTATTTATTGTACTTAGCATGGTCCATGCTAAAATCAACTGGAGCATTGATCATTAAAGAAAATGGTGTGCAGAAAAGCCTTTATCAGGTGGCTTTTAAAGGATTTTTAATCAATATTCTAAATCCAAAGTTAACGGCTTTCTTTTTAGCCTTTTTACCTCAATTTATCCCAAATAACGCATTAAATCCAACAGTCAATATGCTCCTTCTCGGTTCGATTTTTATGCTAATGACCTTTCTGGTATTTATTCTTTACGGTATTTTAGCCACTCGAGTTCGGCATTACATTATACATTCCGAAAAAATAAGCACGATGTTACAGCGTATTTTCGCAGGCAGTTTTGCGCTACTCGGATTGAAACTCGCTTTAACAGAGCAAAAGTGA
- a CDS encoding DUF2946 domain-containing protein — MTFRFHSIQQSKTEKSVLISLCSVLLIYFAPFFWQICSSLVNPYSFDSSHLQSHKTKSYIAVGHDHHHYSERAFALDEPQITFGSRSQINLFETCGYCSLLFHLNWIDVKPFELIALAKPSYPILQLATLTASIPSRYTPLRPRAPPQPI; from the coding sequence GTGACATTCCGCTTTCATAGTATTCAGCAAAGTAAGACAGAAAAATCCGTCTTAATTAGTCTATGCTCGGTTTTACTCATTTATTTCGCGCCTTTCTTTTGGCAAATTTGCTCGTCTTTAGTTAATCCTTATTCTTTTGATTCGTCTCATCTCCAGTCTCATAAAACCAAAAGCTACATTGCTGTTGGTCATGACCACCATCATTACTCTGAGCGAGCTTTCGCTTTAGATGAGCCGCAGATAACGTTCGGCTCTAGGTCACAAATTAATTTATTTGAAACCTGTGGCTATTGTTCATTACTTTTCCATCTCAATTGGATAGACGTAAAACCGTTTGAGCTCATTGCTTTGGCTAAACCCAGTTACCCTATTTTGCAACTGGCGACATTAACCGCAAGCATCCCATCTCGATATACTCCACTCAGACCTCGCGCGCCTCCTCAACCTATTTAA
- a CDS encoding PepSY-associated TM helix domain-containing protein, whose protein sequence is MSTQHNLKKTDSSSNALLQLITRLHFYVGLFVGPFIFVAALTGVLYIITPQLESAIYKDALTTQTTGEYKTLTAQIAAAKSNLETELKLFAVRPAPEQGDTTRIMFLDPTAGLSGARALFIDPVTLELKGNLAVYGTSGILPFRTTIDYLHRQLLLGEFGRYYSELAASWLWFAALGGVFLWIKGGKKNKAEFASRTALLAKRRRHGQLGLVIFIGLLFVSATGLTWSKWAGGNISEVRKVLGWVTPSVSLSLTAEKVTMDEHAEHNHHSGHATESQPPVENDQLFDQVLASARAAGIDAAKLEIKPPKSADKAWFVREIDRSWPSQVDSVAVDPRNMTVISRSDFETFPIVAKLIRWGIDAHMGILFGVANQIVLTVFGLSLCLMILWGYKMWWMRRPAAGQTAKPLMQAWSKMTAFGKVTSVVIALFLSICLPVMGVSLLVFLIIDAWRWKPLSH, encoded by the coding sequence ATGTCTACACAACATAACCTCAAAAAAACGGACTCTTCGTCCAACGCCTTGTTACAACTGATTACTCGTTTGCATTTTTACGTCGGCCTTTTTGTTGGGCCTTTTATCTTCGTTGCGGCTCTGACAGGTGTTTTATATATTATTACCCCTCAGTTAGAGAGTGCGATTTATAAAGATGCCTTGACGACTCAAACGACTGGCGAATACAAAACACTTACGGCACAAATAGCGGCCGCAAAGTCAAACCTTGAAACAGAACTGAAACTCTTTGCGGTTCGTCCAGCCCCTGAGCAAGGGGATACAACACGCATCATGTTTCTTGACCCTACCGCAGGACTATCCGGTGCAAGAGCCCTTTTCATAGATCCAGTGACACTAGAGTTAAAAGGCAATTTGGCCGTTTATGGTACCAGCGGTATTTTACCCTTTCGCACGACGATTGATTACTTACACCGTCAATTATTACTCGGAGAGTTTGGTCGTTATTACAGTGAATTAGCGGCGTCATGGTTATGGTTTGCCGCTTTAGGCGGGGTGTTCTTATGGATAAAAGGCGGCAAGAAAAACAAGGCTGAATTTGCTTCTCGTACCGCTCTTTTAGCAAAACGTAGACGTCATGGTCAATTGGGCTTGGTCATTTTTATCGGCTTACTTTTTGTTTCTGCCACAGGATTAACTTGGTCAAAATGGGCTGGTGGCAACATTAGCGAAGTGCGTAAAGTACTTGGCTGGGTTACCCCTTCCGTTTCACTTTCGTTAACCGCTGAAAAAGTCACCATGGATGAACACGCCGAGCACAATCATCATTCTGGACACGCTACAGAGTCTCAACCCCCTGTTGAGAATGATCAATTATTTGATCAAGTATTGGCCTCTGCAAGAGCGGCCGGAATCGATGCCGCTAAACTGGAAATCAAGCCACCAAAGAGCGCTGATAAGGCGTGGTTTGTTCGTGAGATTGATCGCTCTTGGCCTTCTCAAGTCGACAGTGTCGCGGTAGATCCACGCAATATGACCGTCATCAGCCGTTCAGACTTTGAAACCTTTCCTATCGTGGCCAAACTCATTCGCTGGGGAATTGATGCTCACATGGGGATTTTGTTCGGAGTGGCCAATCAAATAGTATTAACTGTCTTTGGCTTATCCCTATGCTTGATGATCCTCTGGGGCTATAAAATGTGGTGGATGCGTCGCCCAGCCGCCGGACAAACAGCAAAACCCTTAATGCAAGCGTGGAGTAAGATGACAGCTTTTGGAAAGGTTACCTCTGTCGTCATCGCCCTATTTCTTAGTATTTGTTTACCTGTGATGGGCGTCAGCTTACTTGTTTTTCTGATAATTGATGCATGGCGCTGGAAGCCATTATCACATTAA